A stretch of Dysidea avara chromosome 5, odDysAvar1.4, whole genome shotgun sequence DNA encodes these proteins:
- the LOC136255134 gene encoding ribonuclease inhibitor-like: MGQSFSWNIGQYFPWNTDDSRSDQDDKEIDIGTQSANDATRNIQYHSNFFASVLFSCYLYQRNEEKILPAPWPWNIINYFDNKLTSHVGLFESGYSYHYFKIVSTVSELFQFENKWSIVPKTMLIVGSSGIGKTTLCKEIANRWASKEILPNKNCLFLINLDDSTMPKICSLEDLENYSFHPELSNQRAREFLENDNSDIIIIIDGYKDILDHENNTFFTRLIERRILKQCLLIITVHPSALERLQKMVNVSLNVELLGFTEDGINECIQQELQEHPDKIVTLLSYLDDNEYVKGLCYIPTLLMILIQYVKKHKGLSSSFSAMKLAVSHFLHNNSFQKESDSVAQKLAYVIKANVNLEVLRLSCNDFQDLKSSVWFILQALQGISNLKILDMSNNNLFCDGEIVIKDLAGVINNNNCLEELRLSGNRLQLCSSDFVVLRALERICSLKQLNLNCNKISGGTGEHIAHVITNNTCIEELSLSHNYLCSSIVSILRSLSKVSHLRKLNLNCNSISGIEAAEDLATVIANNACLEELCLGNNNFYSSAVVILQALQNIIGLKVLDLSSNNVSENAGKLLANVIKSNIHLKDLRLSFNKLGSSDVVITQALQVISTLRILHLSGNYMSENAGKDLAAAIENNKNIEDLRLSNNNFQESISSILKVLTTTMHLKVLHLSNNSITGSAVITLASVIENNLLLEEVCLPSNGFHLSADKIVLALKKLCKLKKLNLNDNYMSSGISTDLADVIANCKVAENWDCNK; the protein is encoded by the exons ATGATAAGGAAATTGATATCGGAACACAGTCAGCTAATGATGCAACGAGAAATATACAATATCATAGTAACTTTTTTGCCAGTGTGCTTTTCTCCTGTTACCTATATCAAAGAAACGAAGAAAAGATTTTGCCTGCTCCATGGCCATGGaacataataaattattttgaTAATAAGTTGACTTCACATGTAGGCCTTTTTGAGTCAGGGTATTCATATCATTATTTTAAAATAGTCAGTACAGTTTCTGAGTTGTTTCAGTTTGAGAATAAATGGAGCATAGTGCCAAAGACAATGTTGATTGTTGGAAGTTCAGGAATAGGTAAAACAACTTTGTGCAAAGAAATAGCCAATCGATGGGCTAGTAAAGAGATATTGCCTAATAAAAATTGTTTATTCCTGATAAATTTGGATGATTCTACAATGCCAAAGATATGTAGTCTGGAAGATTTGGAAAATTATAGCTTTCATCCTGAGTTATCAAATCAACGTGCGAGAGAATTTTTGGAAAATGATAACAGTGATATTATAATAATCATAGATGGTTATAAAGACATTCTTGATCATGAAAACAATACATTTTTTACAAGACTAATTGAGCGTAGAATATTGAAACAATGTCTGCTTATTATTACAGTACATCCATCTGCATTAGAAAGACTGCAAAAAATGGTCAATGTTAGTCTAAATGTGGAACTATTAGGGTTTACTGAAGATGGTATAAATGAATGCATACAGCAAGAACTACAAGAGCATCCTGATAAAATTGTAACATTACTTTCCTACCTTGACGACAATGAATATGTTAAGGGACTTTGTTATATACCTACTCTCCTGATGATTTTGATACAATATGTTAAGAAACATAAAGGTTTGTCAAGTAGTTTTAGTGCAATGAAATTAGCAGTTTCTCATTTCTTACACAACAATTCTTTTCAAAAAGAATCAG ACTCTGTGGCACAAAAGTTAGCATATGTCATCAAAGCTAATGTTAATTTGGAGGTTCTACGCTTGAGTTGTAATGATTTCCAAGATTTGAAATCATCAGTATGGTTCATTTTACAAGCACTACAAGGAATTTCAAATCTGAAAATTCTTGATATGAGTAACAATAATTTGTTCTGTGATGGCGAAATTGTCATAAAAGATTTGGCAGGTGtcattaataataacaattgcTTAGAAGAGCTTCGTTTGTCTGGCAATCGTTTACAATTGTGTTCATCTGATTTTGTAGTTTTACGGGCTTTGGAAAGGATCTGTAGTCTAAAACAGCTTAACTTAAATTGCAATAAAATATCAGGTGGAACAGGAGAGCACATAGCTCATGTTATAACAAATAATACTTGTATAGAAGAGTTATCTTTGAGCCATAACTATTTATGTTCTTCTATAGTTTCAATTTTACGATCACTTAGTAAAGTTTCACATCTCAGAAAATTAAATTTGAATTGCAATAGCATATCAGGGATAGAAGCGGCAGAAGACTTGGCCACTGTAATAGCAAACAATGCTTGTCTTGAAGAACTGTGCTTGGGTAACAATAATTTTTATTCTTCAGCAGTTGTAATTTTACAAGCGCTACAAAATATTATTGGTCTAAAAGTACTTGATTTGAGCAGCAATAATGTTTCAGAAAATGCAGGAAAACTCCTAGCAAATGTAATAAAATCTAATATTCATTTAAAAGATCTTCGTTTAAGTTTTAACAAGTTGGGATCATCAGATGTTGTGATTACACAGGCTTTGCAAGTCATTTCAACACTCAGGATATTACATTTAAGTGGAAATTACATGTCAGAGAATGCTGGGAAAGACTTggcagctgccattgaaaacAACAAGAACATAGAAGACCTACGTTTAAGTAACAATAATTTTCAAGAATCAATTTCTTCGATTTTAAAAGTATTAACAACAACTATGCACCTTAAAGTACTTCACTTGAGTAACAACAGTATTACAGGAAGTGCCGTGATAACTTTAGCATCAGTTATAGAAAATAACTTGTTACTAGAAGAAGTGTGCTTACCTAGCAATGGTTTTCACTTATCTGCGGACAAGATTGTACTGGCATTAAAGAAACTTTGCAAGCTTAAAAAGCTTAACTTGAACGATAACTACATGTCAAGTGGCATCTCAACTGACTTGGCTGATGTAATTGCCAATTGTAAAGTAGCTGAGAACTGGGACTGTAATAAGTAA
- the LOC136255983 gene encoding uncharacterized protein produces MDNTVGTVKGTAYPLSSKRLKLQHIQHLARALDLPAAAPRSDLEVMITGRIAETRGEEAQVQVIISLTEEGELVSLRDMEGTFLIAPPLPALPSRGSSRVSRRASSMASSMVSTSSEELEDLDIAKDLESLAIEVTQLRNLLQVREEESGALSAKLELMRGEIDDLKAELSIAQDRILELWQENCEQLIQYDNAMSEKDKELQLLREQLQVRELELARLKLSSLERPEILSDTAKLLKEESVSLLDGKSVSFPTGIARDNLPGGGLQRSPDVNFTCYPTTMASTTPEQHRGQTFVPVAPLTTTTTTSLPLGHVTTTSADILPVTTRAATSNPFQQPWPLPTSCIPTTTQGQLNKRERSGFLGSAYEQSLPSTGQEVTNISASLSDALSVSRPINSIGIANCSKLATDSQTYSRRGKAPPIDPFNAEEVTVTFEDWLLTLERAAQWNEWTTEESLMQLAGYLRGRAAQQWKLLQPENKRTYQAAIAALKERLDPGNHTLAALDFRHISQHINESVSDFIGRLEQVFQTGFGREQLSNETREMLLFGKLQEGLLYTLMEAPSVSGAQNYKELCLAAKREERRLNELKKKQHYLKNAKQSIIGSTYKQPTTSRSWHWKPGNRSQKDSSSPVLQQKQRRCYICDSPNHLAWQCQQPKTESSGKKSTQTKSSSSRPGANVIRATPHNHPKCGSRSVEVNIEGIPITGVIDTGSDITILRGDQFYNIVSKAGLNVQDLEVAEQIRACTYDQKPIRLDGQMKMSLSFSEKAIVTTVYIKLVAPDELLLSEEVCHLLGIVSYHPSVKSAERCQPTSEEKPLKEKKEFPISINEASISDQSSCDSTSDKIPVVDMNQSSDTPAIHVLPDAKESESKLISSDGYPPSNDVGDISKTQPARVKLITAVRLPAYYSAAVPVEVEAVRGHVLIESEYLPDDCLSIDDSLVNVNQEGRTTVIVSNNSKTPYQLKSSIKLACASEVEVESTIEKSQLSDQKCCFEDDATISDVSSPSMPESLQPASGQLNVWTINTLSNNHLSSNEHIRWRQQQLRGILIKSNRELSDDKSTQLSKILSEYHDVFSLSDDERGETDLVEFKIDTGDSQPRKQPVRRVPFGARREIADQLNKMQQNNVIQPSESPWASPVVLVRKRDGTLRFCVDYRALNSLTKPDLFPLPRINDLLDQLGKSKYFSTLDLKSGYWQIKVSDDSQEKTAFITHKGLFEFRVMPFGVTNAPAVFQRLMQRVLSGLQTSSTVEFVSVYLDDVIVFSETLQDHIKHLRAVFDRLRKAGLMLNPSKCKLLSKEVEYLGHIVTPCGLQPNNRNLEAVRNFPQPTTLKQLRQFLGLTSYYRRFIPGYAKVAHPLHALTRKGAVFSWSAECEVAFESLRVKLSSSPLLAYPDFTKDFTLETDASKLGLGAILSQYQDDLKLHPVAYASRSISNAEANYAITDLETLAVVWAVTHFRYYLYGHNVIVFTDHAAVRAILGAPNLTGRHARWWSKVYGSGIKHIDIIHRSDKDSNTEVQVAAISCELPATISDVLQEEPREAEHNSTAFCDEQMKDPELSSIILYLRDGTLPGDATLAKKIVAESTLYALCNNVLYFVGPKQTEISRVVVPQHLRHRIMQEHHDGPLAGHFSGPKLYKSVIRCWWWPHMYTDVMKYADNCPQCAIVEGTGRRQKPLLQPIATERPFQILGVDIMELPVTTRGNRYVIVFQDLFTKWPMVFPAPDQKTERIARLLVEEIVPCFGVPEAVLSDRGTNLLSYLMKDVCRMLGIEKLNTTANHPQCNGAIERFNRTLKTMLRKHAAKFGMQWDQYLSGVLWAYRNTPHSSTGEKPSFLLYGFDCRTPTEAALLPTRSLKATNLNDYQEQMVLSLSTARNLAKEANKISQKRYKTQYDKSAKPSKSKVGDWVLIYFSQDETGKNRKLSQPWHGPYRIVSQDDPDVVVTKIYFPDDPAIQVHQSRVQPCPPSLPTGFFWYGNKRSKPGRPPKKVLKQLENLDAEMKHQSTPGPKIMDRESLPEPSQTSSTNPAEVPPTSASQVKEVTSTDTINDEHRYFLRSRKKPSAEARVELIPARR; encoded by the exons ATGGACAatacagttggaacagtgaaaGGGACAGCCTACCCTTTAAGCTCGAAAAGGCTAAAACTCCAGCACATTCAGCACTTGGCAAGAGCCCTTGACTTGCCAGCAGCAGCCCCAAGAAGTGACCTTGAAGTAATGATTACTGGAAGGATAGCAGAAACCCGTGGTGAAGAAGCACAAGTTCAAGTCATTATTTCCCTGACTGAGGAAGGAGAACTAGTTTCACTGAGAGACATGGAGGGTACATTTTTGATTGCTCCACCACTGCCAGCCTTGCCTAGTAGAGGATCTAGCAGAGTATCCAGAAGGGCATCTAGTATGGCTTCCAGTATGGTGTCTACTTCTAGCGAGGAGCTTGAAGATTTGGACATAGCAAAGGACTTGGAGAGTCTAGCAATTGAGGTAACCCAATTACGTAATCTTCTTCAAGTGAGAGAGGAAGAGAGTGGAGCTTTAAGTGCCAAACTCGAGTTAATGAGAGGTGAAATAGATGATCTGAAGGCTGAGCTCAGTATCGCCCAGGATAGGATCCTGGAACTCTGGCAGGAAAACTGTGAGCAACTAATACAGTACGATAATGCTATGTCCGAGAAAGATAAGGAGCTGCAACTTCTGAGGGAACAGTTGCAAGTAAGAGAGCTGGAGCTAGCCAGGTTGAAACTGTCGAGTTTGGAGAGGCCAGAAATTCTGAGTGATACTGCTAAACTTCTCAAGGAGGAGTCAGTGAGTTTACTTGATGGTAAAAGTGTTTCTTTTCCTACAGGAATTGCTCGAGACAACCTACCTGGAGGAGGTCTCCAGAGAAGCCCTGATGTTAATTTTACTTGTTATCCAACTACTATGGCTTCAACAACACCAGAGCAACACAGAGGTCAGACCTTTGTACCTGTAGCACcactaacaacaacaacaacaacatcctTACCTTTGGGACATGTGACAACAACATCAGCTGATATTTTACCTGTCACAACAAGAGCAGCCACATCTAATCCTTTCCAACAGCCATGGCCATTACCTACCAGCTGCATACCAACAACAACCCAGGGACAGTTGAACAAACGTGAACGGAGTGGTTTTCTAGGAAGTGCTTATGAGCAGAGCTTACCTTCAACTGGTCAAGAGGTAACCAATATAAGTGCATCGTTATCTGATGCCCTTTCTGTCAGCAGACCTATAAACTCTATTGGAATTGCTAACTGTAGTAAGCTGGCTACCGACAGTCAGACTTATTCTCGCCGAGGGAAAGCACCCCCAATAGATCCTTTCAATGCTGAAGAGGTCACAGTAACTTTTGAGGATTGGCTACTGACACTAGAGAGAGCAGCCCAGTGGAATGAGTGGACCACTGAAGAGTCACTGATGCAGCTGGCTGGCTACTTGAGAGGAAGAGCAGCGCAACAGTGGAAACTACTACAGCCAGAGAATAAGAGGACATACCAAGCTGCCATAGCTGCTCTGAAGGAGAGGTTAGACCCGGGAAATCATACTTTGGCAGCTCTTGATTTCCGTCACATTTCACAGCACATAAATGAATCTGTTTCAGATTTCATAGGTCGACTAGAACAGGTGTTCCAGACTGGATTTGGGCGTGAACAACTTTCCAATGAGACAAGGGAGATGTTACTCTTTGGGAAACTACAGGAGGGCCTACTCTACACTTTGATGGAGGCACCATCTGTGTCTGGTGCCCAGAACTACAAGGAGCTTTGTTTAGCAGCCAAGAGAGAGGAGAGGAGGCTCAATGAGCTTAAGAAGAAGCAGCATTACTTGAAGAATGCTAAGCAATCGATCATTGGCTCAACCTACAAGCAGCCTACAACCTCACGAAGCTGGCACTGGAAGCCAGGGAACAGGTCGCAGAAAGATAGTAGCAGCCCAGTCTTACAGCAGAAACAACGAAGATGTTACATTTGTGATAGCCCAAATCACTTGGCTTGGCAATGTCAACAGCCAAAGACCGAGAGCTCTGGTAAGAAGTCAACACAGACTAAATCATCTAGTTCTAGACCTGGTGCTAATGTAATTCGAGCTACTCCTCACAATCACCCTAAGTGTGGATCCCGTAGTGTGGAAGTCAACATTGAAGGAATTCCCATAACTGGTGTTATAGATACTGGATCCGATATCACAATACTAAGAGGAGATCAATTCTACAACATAGTTTCAAAAGCTGGCTTGAATGTACAAGATCTTGAAGTTGCTGAACAGATTAGAGCCTGTACTTATGACCAGAAACCAATACGACTAGATGGACAGATGAAGATGAGTCTTAGTTTTAGTGAGAAGGCAATTGTTACTACTGTTTATATCAAGCTAGTTGCACCTGACGAATTACTATTGTCAGAAGAAGTTTGTCACCTCTTGGGAATTGTGAGTTATCACCCCAGTGTGAAGTCAGCTGAGAGGTGTCAGCCTACTAGTGAAGAGAAACCTCTGAAAGAAAAGAAGGAATTCCCAATTAGCATTAATGAAGCCTCAATTTCTGATCAGAGTAGCTGTGATTCTACTAGTGATAAGATTCCAGTAGTAGATATGAATCAGTCTTCTGATACTCCAGCTATTCATGTTCTGCCCGATGCTAAGGAAAGTGAGTCAAAATTGATAAGTAGTGATGGATACCCACCTTCGAATGATGTTGGCGATATTTCTAAAACTCAGCCTGCACGAGTGAAACTGATTACTGCTGTTCGACTACCAGCTTATTATTCAGCAGCTGTACCAGTGGAGGTTGAAGCAGTGAGAGGACATGTTCTGATAGAGTCAGAATACTTACCTGATGATTGTTTGAGCATTGATGATTCTCTGGTGAATGTTAATCAAGAGGGACGAACCACTGTAATAGTTTCCAACAACAGCAAAACACCTTATCAACTGAAGAGTAGTATCAAGCTTGCATGTGCTAGTGAGGTGGAGGTGGAATCAACTATAGAGAAGAGTCAATTGTCAGACCAGAAGTGTTGCTTTGAAGATGATGCTACTATTTCTGATGTTTCTTCACCTAGTATGCCAGAGTCGTTACAACCAGCTTCTGGACAGTTGAACGTATGGACTATAAATACATTGTCCAATAACCATCTTAGCTCTAATGAGCATATACGATGGAGACAGCAACAGCTTAGAGGAATCTTAATAAAGTCTAACAGAGAGCTATCTGATGATAAGTCCACGCAGTTGAGTAAGATTTTATCTGAGTACCATGATGTATTCAGCCTGAGTGATGATGAAAGGGGAGAGACTGATTTAGTCGAGTTCAAAATTGACACTGGAGATTCACAGCCAAGGAAGCAACCAGTCAGAAGAGTCCCTTTTGGGGCTCGGCGAGAGATAGCCGATCAACTTAATAAGATGCAGCAAAACAATGTGATCCAGCCATCTGAAAGTCCATGGGCAAGCCCCGTCGTATTAGTGAGGAAAAGAGATGGAACACTTAGGTTCTGTGTGGATTATAGAGCTCTGAATTCACTAACAAAGCCAGATCTTTTTCCACTTCCAAGAATTAATGACCTGCTTGACCAACTGGGGAAATCAAAGTATTTTAGTACATTAGATCTCAAGTCTGGATACTGGCAGATTAAAGTTAGTGATGACAGCCAGGAGAAGACCGCATTTATCACTCATAAGGGCTTGTTTGAGTTCCGAGTGATGCCATTCGGGGTTACCAATGCCCCAGCAGTCTTTCAACGTTTGATGCAGCGAGTGTTGTCCGGATTACAGACATCATCTACAGTTGAATTTGTCTCTGTTTACTTGGATGATGTGATAGTGTTTTCTGAGACTCTGCAAGATCACATCAAACATCTTCGAGCTGTGTTTGATCGACTAAGGAAAGCTGGACTGATGCTCAACCCTAGTAAATGCAAGTTATTGAGCAAGGAGGTTGAATATCTGGGACATATTGTGACACCTTGTGGACTCCAGCCCAATAATCGTAACTTGGAAGCTGTGAGAAATTTTCCTCAACCCACCACCTTGAAACAGTTGAGACAGTTCCTTGGTTTGACTTCGTACTATCGAAGGTTTATTCCTGGCTATGCTAAAGTAGCCCATCCACTTCATGCCCTCACTAGGAAAGGAGCAGTGTTTAGCTGGTCAGCAGAATGTGAAGTGGCATTTGAATCCTTGAGAGTGAAACTGTCCTCTTCACCACTGCTTGCTTACCCTGACTTTACCAAGGACTTCACACTGGAGACTGATGCAAGCAAACTGGGACTGGGTGCCATACTATCGCAATATCAAGATGATCTGAAGCTACATCCTGTTGCTTATGCCAGCAGATCCATATCCAATGCTGAAGCAAATTATGCCATAACCGATCTAGAGACCCTTGCAGTAGTATGGGCTGTTACCCATTTCCGCTACTATCTGTATGGTCATAATGTTATTGTTTTTACAGATCATGCTGCAGTCAGAGCCATTCTTGGTGCACCAAACCTCACTGGAAGACACGCGAGATGGTGGAGTAAAGTCTATGGTAGCGGCATCAAGCACATTGACATAATTCATCGGTCAG ATAAAGATAGTAACACTGAGGTACAAGTTGCAGCCATCTCTTGTGAGCTACCAGCCACTATCAGTGATGTGCTACAAGAGGAACCCAGAGAAGCGGAGCATAATAGTACTGCATTTTGTGATGAGCAGATGAAAGATCCAGAACTGAGTTCAATTATTCTCTACCTAAGAGATGGAACACTACCAGGAGATGCTACTCTGGCCAAGAAAATAGTAGCTGAGTCAACTCTGTATGCTTTGTGTAACAATGTGCTATACTTTGTAGGTCCCAAGCAGACTGAGATTTCACGAGTGGTGGTGCCACAGCATTTGCGTCATAGAATAATGCAGGAACACCATGATGGACCATTGGCTGGTCACTTCTCAGGACCCAAGTTGTACAAGAGTGTGATACGGTGTTGGTGGTGGCCACATATGTATACTGATGTGATGAAGTATGCTGACAACTGTCCACAGTGTGCCATAGTAGAAGGTACAGGAAGGAGACAGAAACCACTACTACAACCCATTGCTACTGAGCGTCCCTTCCAAATACTTGGAGTAGACATCATGGAACTACCTGTCACCACTAGAGGGAACCGTTATGTGATTGTTTTTCAAGATCTGTTTACCAAGTGGCCCATGGTCTTCCCTGCTCCAGACCAGAAGACAGAGCGTATAGCAAGATTACTGGTTGAAGAAATAGTCCCATGTTTTGGTGTACCTGAAGCTGTTTTGTCTGATAGAGGAACCAACTTGTTATCGTATCTTATGAAAGATGTCTGTAGAATGCTTGGAATAGAGAAGTTAAACACTACAGCAAATCACCCACAGTGTAATGGGGCCATAGAAAGATTTAACAGAACCCTCAAGACCATGTTGAGGAAGCACGCAGCTAAGTTCGGGATGCAGTGGGACCAGTATCTCAGTGGAGTTTTATGGGCTTATCGTAACACCCCTCACAGTTCCACAGGGGAGAAGCCATCATTTTTGTTGTATGGCTTTGATTGTCGCACTCCCACTGAAGCTGCGTTACTGCCAACCAGATCACTGAAGGCTACCAATCTGAATGATTATCAGGAACAGATGGTACTGTCCCTATCAACTGCTAGGAACCTAGCTAAAGAAGCTAACAAGATCTCTCAGAAGCGGTACAAGACCCAATATGACAAATCAGCTAAACCATCTAAATCCAAAGTTGGAGATTGGGTATTAATCTACTTTTCTCAAGATGAGACGGGAAAAAACAGGAAACTCTCTCAGCCTTGGCATGGACCATACCGGATAGTGTCCCAAGATGACCCAGATGTTGTAGTGACCAAGATTTATTTCCCTGATGATCCGGCCATTCAAGTCCATCAATCCAGAGTACAACCTTGTCCTCCATCCTTACCAACAGGCTTCTTCTGGTATGGGAACAAGCGATCAAAACCTGGTAGACCACCAAAGAAAGTGCTGAAGCAATTGGAGAACCTGGACGCTGAAATGAAACATCAATCAACACCCGGACCAAAGATCATGGACAGAGAGTCATTACCAGAGCCATCACAGACTAGTTCAACTAATCCAGCAGAAGTTCCACCAACAAGTGCTTCCCAAGTTAAGGAAGTCACATCAACAGATACAATCAATGATGAGCACCGATATTTTCTAAGAAGTCGAAAGAAGCCTAGTGCAGAAGCTCGGGTCGAGCTTATACCGGCGAGGAGATGA